One Amphiprion ocellaris isolate individual 3 ecotype Okinawa chromosome 5, ASM2253959v1, whole genome shotgun sequence genomic region harbors:
- the slc2a9l1 gene encoding solute carrier family 2 member 9, like 1: MGTLLQQLTSGNVLLLIVVLGIGGNFHLGYHVTGLSSPSPYIQSFINSTWYDRYEEFPSPHMVTMIWSLVVSMFSVGGVFGAFSVKFFTSRLGRKKAMICNNFIAIIAAGIMLTSKWAKSFEMIIVARILYGYSSGLGASLHLMYLMEISPRKIRGIVTLTSATFGSLGKLSAQLFGLSEILGREDQWNIVLFVPGCFSLVPIMVLPLLPESPRYLFIEKGDDKECKKALQSLWGQGDYKQEMDEMLIEQAAIEAAPPKNPLQLLRDRTVRWQLISMSAIYCCNQLSGMPVISTFSFDIFRNAGIPKDNIRYMTVGLGIAEIITSISSSLLIEHIGRRPLFIGGYGTMSVIWVLVTVTLNLKDPSYWVPYITAALITLFIISFGGGPGAATGTLNTELFIQSDRPAAFVLVMMLRWSTAILQGLTFPFLITALTTYSFTLFACVCLLGSLYAFFILPETKGKTLLEISEEFKAITVCGKSFLEEKTTETKL, from the exons ATGGGAACTTTGCTTCAACAGCTG ACCAGTggcaatgttctgctcctcATTGTTGTTTTGGGAATTGGAGGAAACTTTCATCTTGGCTACCATGTAACTGGACTGAGTTCTCCCTCACCA TACATACAGAGCTTCATCAACAGCACCTGGTATGACAGATATGAAGAGTTTCCATCGCCACACATGGTCACAATGATCTGGTCTCTTGTTGTCTCCATGTTTTCTGTCGGGGGAGTCTTTGGTGCTTTTAGTGTCAAATTTTTTACAAGCAGGCTGGGAAG AAAAAAGGCGATGATCTGCAACAACTTTATTGCCATTATTGCAGCAGGGATCATGCTGACAAGTAAATGGGCCAAATCATTTGAAATGATTATTGTGGCAAGGATCCTGTATGGCTACTCATCAG GGTTGGGAGCGAGCCTCCATTTAATGTATCTCATGGAGATTTCACCCAGAAAGATAAGAGGGATAGTGACTCTGACTTCAGCGACTTTTGGCTCACTTGGCAAACTGTCTGCACAGTTGTTTGGATTAAG tgaGATTCTAGGTCGTGAAGACCAGTGGAACATTGTCCTCTTTGTCCCTGGATGTTTCTCATTGGTTCCGATAATGGTGTTGCCTTTACTTCCTGAGTCTCCCAGATATCTTTTCATAGAGAAAGGTGACGACAAGGAATGCAAAAAAG CTCTCCAGAGTCTGTGGGGCCAAGGTGACTACAAACAGGAGATGGATGAGATGTTGATTGAGCAAGCGGCCATCGAAGCAGCTCCACCTAAAAaccctctgcagctgctgagggACAGAACTGTCCGATGGCAGCTCATCTCCATGTCCGCCATCTACTGCTGCAACCAGCTGTCAGGCATGCCTGTG aTCAGTACCTTTTCTTTTGACATCTTCCGTAATGCAGGTATTCCAAAAGATAATATCCgttacatgactgttggtctTGGAATAGCTGAAATCATCACCTCCATCTCCAGT AGTCTTTTGATTGAGCACATAGGAAGGAGGCCGTTGTTCATTGGGGGTTACGGTACCATGTCTGTCATCTGGGTGTTGGTCACTGTCACACTCAACCTGAAG GATCCAAGCTACTGGGTTCCATACATTACTGCTGCTTTGATCACTCTCTTCATTATCTCCTTTGGTGGAGGACCTG GAGCAGCTACTGGTACGCTCAACACTGAGCTCTTCATCCAGTCTGATCGGCCGGCAGCTTTTGTCCTCGTGATGATGCTGCGCTGGTCTACAGCAATATTACAGGGCCTAACCTTTCCGTTCCTTATT ACTGCTCTAACCACATACAGCTTTACTCTGTTCGCCTGTGTGTGCCTGCTGGGTTCTCTTTATGCCTTCTTCATTCTGCCTGAGACAAAAGGAAAGACTCTGCTGGAAATCTCAGAGGAGTTCAAAGCCATTACTGTCTGTGGGAAATCCTTCTTAGAGGAAAAGACAACAGAGACCAAGTTATGA